CACGCACCATGCCGTTCAGCCGATCCGAAGGGACGCCATGAATGTGCGCAAATGTGCGGCGTTCCCGTCGCACATTCGGAGTCCTTGTGCAATGCGAATTTCCAGCGTAGGCTTCATACGCCCGTTGAATGTCCAGGTCGACATCCTTGACGAAGTGAGGATTGATGCCCGATCGGAGCGAAAAGGTCCAGGCGCGAGTTCGCGAGGAGCTCGAGAAAAATCCCGATGCGACCACGAAGGAACTGCAGGAGGCCGCCAAGAGCGTCGACGCGTCCATAGGTGAGCTATCGCTCCGCCAGTTCAATGCGGGCTATGTGCTGCCATTGAAGCGGAGCGGTGTCGGGCGCGGGCGGAAGGCAAAGACGGGTGCCGGTGCTGCCGCGGGAGCTGCGGGCGGGCGCCGCCGAGGAGGACGGAGAAGGGCGGCCCCACAGCCTTCCGCCGAGGCCCCGGCGCCGAGGCGCGCCGCCCGGGCCCCTACGGCGGCTTCGACGGCCAGCGGCGCTGCCGACATCGATCGGGATCGAGTGAGGAACACCCTCCTGGAGTTCGCGCGCGATTTCTCCGACGCCGAAAGTCGCGCGGAGATCGTCGGGGTGCTCAGCAATCTCGATCGCTACGTAGACAAGATCGTGCGGTCGCGGAAGTAAGCACGCAGCGGGGTCGCCTCGCGGTGGCCCCGCATCGCCCCCTGGCGAAGCAAACGTTGCAGGTGGAAAGACCACGCCCCGACCTATGAGAGCGGTGCTCAACGGCTTTCACGGGTCGGGGTGACGTGGGCTTTTTTGTGCTCCTTACCCGCGTTCAGAAGCGCAATCCTGAACCGAGCGGCGGTGGGAGATTCGGGACGTGCGGGTACGGACCGTCAGTCCAGCTCGCTCTCCGAGGTAATGATCTTCCCGACGAGTCCGTACTCCTGGGCCTCACTGGCGGAGAGCCAGAAGTTTCGCCTCGTATCCTCTTCGATGCGCTCGATCGGCTGCCCGGTCTGCTCGGCGAACAGCCGGTTCAGGCGCTCCCGCATACGGATGATCTCCCGCGCCTCGATGTCGATGTCGGCCGCGGTTCCGCCCACGCCGCCCGCGGGCTGGTGCAGCAGGAAGCGCGTGTGGGGCAGGCAGTAGCGGTCCTTCCGATCCACCGCCACGTAGATCAGCGCCCCGGCGCTCGCCACCCAGCCCGTGCCGATGATCCGCACCCGCGGCCGCACGAAGCGGATCATGTCGTGGATGGTGTCGCCGGACTCGACGTGTCCACCCTGCGAGTTGATGAAGATGTTGATGGGCTCCTCCGACTCGGAGGCCATCGCCAGGAGCTGGGCGATGACGCTGGAGGCGAGGCGCTGGTTGACCTCTCCGCTGATGATGATCGTGCGGTTCTTGAAGAGCCGCTCGCGAATCGGATCGGTCAGCGGAGTCGTCGGCATGTCCGACTTTTGCTGATCCGGGGCCTGCGCCGGCTCCTCGTCCTCGTCGTTCAGCCTGATGTAGTCGCTCATTTTGCTCGCTCGGTTCGTAAGGCCGCCGGGGTCGTCCGTCTTCCCCGTGCCGGCGCCGATCTACGGGTTCAGTCGAAATCCGTGGGGAGCTCCGGATTCCGCAGGTGGTCGAACATGCGCTTCAGCTGAGCGCCGGTGACCCTCCCCTCCGAAAGCGGCGGAAGCTCGTCCTCGCTGAAGAAGCCCACCTCGCTCGTCTCGACGCTGCCGTTCGCCTCGCCCCCGGTGATCTCGCATCGGATGAAGAGCTTGTACACTGACCA
The window above is part of the Longimicrobiaceae bacterium genome. Proteins encoded here:
- a CDS encoding ATP-dependent Clp protease proteolytic subunit, producing MSDYIRLNDEDEEPAQAPDQQKSDMPTTPLTDPIRERLFKNRTIIISGEVNQRLASSVIAQLLAMASESEEPINIFINSQGGHVESGDTIHDMIRFVRPRVRIIGTGWVASAGALIYVAVDRKDRYCLPHTRFLLHQPAGGVGGTAADIDIEAREIIRMRERLNRLFAEQTGQPIERIEEDTRRNFWLSASEAQEYGLVGKIITSESELD